In Paraburkholderia phenazinium, the following are encoded in one genomic region:
- the rpoC gene encoding DNA-directed RNA polymerase subunit beta' encodes MKALLDLFKQVQQEEVFDAIKIGLASPDKIRSWSFGEVKKPETINYRTFKPERDGLFCAKIFGPIKDYECLCGKYKRLKHRGVICEKCGVEVTLAKVRRERMGHIELASPVAHIWFLKSLPSRLGMVLDMTLRDIERVLYFEAYVVIDPGMTPLKARQIMTEEDYYNKVEEYGDEFRAEMGAEGVRELLRAINIDEQVEMLRTELKNTGSEAKIKKYAKRLKVLEAFQRSGIKPDWMVLEVLPVLPPELRPLVPLDGGRFATSDLNDLYRRVINRNNRLKRLLELKAPEIIVRNEKRMLQEAVDSLLDNGRRGKAMTGANKRPLKSLADMIKGKGGRFRQNLLGKRVDYSGRSVIVVGPTLKLHQCGLPKLMALELFKPFIFNKLEVMGVATTIKAAKKEVENQTPVVWDILEEVIREHPVMLNRAPTLHRLGIQAFEPVLIEGKAIQLHPLVCAAFNADFDGDQMAVHVPLSLEAQMEARTLMLASNNVLFPANGDPSIVPSQDIVLGLYYATREAVNAKGEGLTFTGVSEALRAYENKEVELASRVNVRITEMVHNEDKSEGAPKFVPKITLYATTVGRSILSEILPPGLPFSVLNKPLKKKEISRLINTAFRKCGLRETVIFADQLMQSGFRLATRAGISICVDDMLVPPQKEQIVGDAAKKVKEYDRQYMSGLVTSQERYNNVVDIWSATSEAVGKAMMEQLSTEPVVDRDGNQTRQESFNSIYMMADSGARGSAVQIRQLAGMRGLMAKPDGSIIETPITANFREGLNVLQYFISTHGARKGLADTALKTANSGYLTRRLVDVTQDLVVVEDDCGTSNGVAMKALVEGGEVVEALRDRILGRVAVADVVNPESQETLYEAGTLLDEDAVEEIERLGIDEVRVRTPLTCETRYGLCAACYGRDLGRGSSVNVGEAVGVIAAQSIGEPGTQLTMRTFHIGGAASRAAVASSIEAKSNGTVRFTSTMRYVTNAKGEQIVISRSGEAMITDDHGRERERHKVPYGATLLQLDGAQIKAGTQLATWDPMTRPIITEYGGTVKFENVEEGVTVAKQIDDVTGLSTLVVIDVKRRGSQASKTVRPQVKLLDANGEEVKIPNTEHSVQIGFQVGALITVKDGQQVQVGEVLARIPTESQKTRDITGGLPRVAELFEARSPKDAGILAEVTGTTSFGKDTKGKQRLVITDLEGNQHEFLIAKEKQVLVHDGQVVNKGEMIVDGPADPHDILRLQGVEALSRYIVDEVQDVYRLQGVKINDKHIEVIVRQMLRRVQITDNGDTRFIPGEQVERSDMLDENDRMIAEDKRPATYENVLLGITKASLSTDSFISAASFQETTRVLTEAAIMGKRDDLRGLKENVIVGRLIPAGTGLAFHKARKSKELSDRERFDQIAAEEAFDFGTPETPAAEQQHSGE; translated from the coding sequence ATGAAAGCTCTGCTCGATCTATTCAAGCAAGTCCAACAAGAAGAAGTTTTTGACGCAATCAAGATCGGTCTGGCCTCGCCGGACAAGATCCGTTCGTGGTCGTTCGGTGAAGTGAAGAAGCCGGAAACCATCAACTACCGGACGTTCAAGCCGGAACGCGATGGCCTGTTCTGCGCGAAGATTTTCGGGCCGATCAAGGACTACGAATGCCTGTGCGGCAAGTACAAGCGCCTGAAGCACCGTGGCGTGATCTGCGAGAAGTGCGGCGTTGAAGTTACGCTGGCAAAGGTGCGTCGCGAACGGATGGGCCACATCGAACTGGCCTCGCCGGTTGCGCACATCTGGTTCCTGAAGTCGCTGCCGTCGCGTCTGGGCATGGTGCTCGACATGACGCTGCGCGACATCGAACGCGTGCTGTACTTCGAAGCCTACGTGGTGATCGATCCGGGCATGACGCCGCTGAAAGCGCGGCAGATCATGACGGAAGAGGATTACTACAACAAGGTCGAAGAGTACGGCGACGAATTCCGCGCTGAGATGGGCGCGGAAGGCGTGCGCGAACTGCTGCGCGCAATCAACATCGACGAACAGGTCGAGATGCTCCGCACCGAACTCAAGAACACGGGTTCGGAAGCGAAGATCAAGAAGTACGCAAAGCGCCTGAAGGTACTCGAGGCTTTCCAGCGTTCGGGCATCAAGCCTGACTGGATGGTGCTCGAAGTGCTGCCGGTGCTGCCGCCGGAACTGCGTCCGCTGGTGCCGCTGGACGGCGGTCGTTTCGCGACGTCGGACCTGAACGACCTGTATCGCCGCGTGATCAACCGTAACAACCGGTTGAAGCGTCTGCTCGAACTGAAGGCGCCTGAAATCATCGTCCGCAACGAAAAGCGGATGCTGCAGGAAGCCGTCGATTCGCTGCTCGATAACGGCCGTCGCGGTAAGGCCATGACCGGCGCGAACAAGCGTCCGCTGAAGTCGCTCGCTGACATGATCAAGGGTAAGGGCGGTCGTTTCCGTCAGAACTTGCTCGGTAAGCGTGTGGACTACTCGGGCCGTTCGGTGATCGTGGTCGGCCCGACGCTCAAGCTGCATCAGTGCGGTCTGCCGAAGCTGATGGCGCTCGAACTGTTCAAGCCGTTCATCTTCAACAAGCTCGAAGTGATGGGTGTCGCTACCACCATCAAGGCCGCGAAGAAGGAAGTCGAGAACCAGACGCCGGTGGTGTGGGACATCCTCGAAGAGGTGATCCGCGAACATCCGGTCATGCTGAACCGTGCGCCGACGCTGCACCGTCTTGGCATTCAGGCTTTCGAGCCGGTGCTGATCGAAGGTAAGGCAATCCAGTTGCACCCGCTCGTTTGCGCGGCGTTCAACGCCGACTTCGACGGTGACCAGATGGCCGTGCACGTGCCGCTGTCGCTCGAAGCGCAGATGGAAGCGCGTACGCTGATGCTGGCGTCGAACAACGTCCTGTTCCCGGCCAACGGCGATCCGTCGATCGTGCCGTCGCAGGATATCGTGCTCGGTCTGTACTACGCGACCCGCGAAGCTGTGAACGCCAAGGGCGAAGGCCTGACGTTCACGGGCGTCTCGGAAGCGCTGCGTGCGTACGAGAACAAGGAAGTCGAGCTGGCCTCGCGCGTCAACGTGCGGATCACGGAAATGGTCCACAACGAAGACAAGTCGGAAGGTGCACCGAAGTTCGTGCCGAAGATCACGCTGTATGCGACGACCGTCGGCCGTTCGATCCTCTCGGAAATTCTGCCGCCGGGCCTGCCGTTCTCGGTGCTGAACAAGCCGCTGAAGAAGAAGGAAATTTCGCGTCTGATCAACACCGCATTCCGCAAGTGCGGTCTGCGTGAAACGGTGATTTTCGCCGACCAGTTGATGCAGTCGGGTTTCCGTCTGGCAACGCGCGCGGGTATTTCGATCTGCGTGGACGACATGCTCGTGCCGCCGCAGAAAGAACAGATCGTCGGCGACGCCGCGAAGAAGGTGAAGGAATACGACCGTCAGTACATGTCGGGTCTCGTTACCTCGCAAGAGCGCTACAACAACGTGGTCGACATCTGGTCGGCAACGTCGGAAGCGGTCGGCAAGGCGATGATGGAACAGCTCTCGACGGAGCCGGTGGTCGATCGCGACGGCAACCAGACGCGTCAGGAGTCGTTCAACTCCATCTACATGATGGCCGACTCGGGTGCGCGTGGTTCCGCAGTTCAGATTCGTCAGCTGGCCGGTATGCGTGGCCTGATGGCGAAGCCGGACGGCTCGATCATCGAGACGCCGATTACGGCGAACTTCCGCGAAGGCCTGAACGTGTTGCAGTACTTCATCTCGACCCACGGTGCACGTAAGGGTCTGGCTGATACGGCACTGAAGACGGCAAACTCGGGTTACCTGACGCGTCGTCTCGTCGACGTGACGCAGGATCTGGTGGTGGTCGAGGACGATTGCGGTACGTCGAACGGCGTCGCCATGAAGGCGTTGGTCGAAGGCGGTGAAGTCGTCGAAGCCCTGCGTGACCGTATCCTGGGTCGCGTGGCGGTGGCTGACGTCGTCAACCCGGAATCGCAGGAAACGCTGTACGAAGCGGGCACGTTGCTCGACGAAGACGCGGTCGAAGAAATCGAACGCCTCGGCATCGACGAAGTGCGCGTGCGTACGCCGCTGACTTGCGAAACGCGTTACGGCCTGTGCGCAGCCTGCTACGGCCGCGACCTGGGCCGCGGCTCGTCGGTCAACGTCGGCGAGGCAGTGGGCGTGATCGCTGCTCAGTCGATCGGTGAACCGGGCACGCAGCTGACGATGCGTACGTTCCACATTGGTGGTGCGGCATCGCGTGCGGCAGTGGCCTCGTCGATCGAAGCCAAGTCGAACGGTACGGTGCGTTTCACGTCGACGATGCGTTACGTGACGAATGCGAAGGGCGAGCAGATCGTCATCTCGCGTTCGGGCGAAGCGATGATCACCGACGACCACGGCCGTGAGCGTGAACGTCACAAGGTGCCGTACGGTGCGACGCTGTTGCAACTGGACGGCGCGCAGATCAAGGCCGGCACGCAACTGGCCACGTGGGATCCGATGACGCGTCCGATCATCACCGAGTACGGTGGTACGGTGAAGTTCGAAAACGTCGAAGAAGGCGTGACGGTTGCCAAGCAGATCGACGATGTGACGGGTCTCTCGACGCTGGTCGTGATCGACGTGAAGCGCCGCGGTTCGCAAGCGTCGAAGACGGTGCGTCCGCAGGTCAAGCTGCTCGATGCGAACGGCGAAGAAGTCAAGATCCCGAACACCGAGCATTCGGTGCAGATTGGCTTCCAGGTCGGCGCTCTGATCACCGTGAAGGACGGTCAGCAAGTGCAGGTGGGTGAAGTGCTCGCACGTATCCCGACCGAATCGCAGAAGACGCGTGACATTACCGGCGGTCTGCCGCGTGTGGCGGAACTGTTCGAAGCACGTTCGCCGAAGGACGCAGGTATCCTGGCGGAAGTCACGGGTACGACGTCGTTCGGTAAGGACACGAAGGGCAAGCAGCGTCTCGTTATCACGGACCTCGAGGGCAACCAGCACGAGTTCCTGATCGCGAAGGAAAAGCAGGTTCTGGTGCACGATGGTCAGGTCGTCAACAAGGGCGAAATGATTGTCGACGGGCCGGCGGATCCGCACGACATCCTGCGTTTGCAGGGCGTCGAAGCGCTGTCGCGTTACATCGTGGACGAAGTGCAGGACGTGTACCGTCTGCAAGGCGTGAAGATCAACGACAAGCACATTGAAGTGATTGTTCGCCAGATGTTGCGCCGCGTGCAGATTACGGACAACGGCGATACGCGTTTCATCCCGGGCGAACAGGTCGAGCGGTCGGATATGCTCGACGAGAACGACCGTATGATCGCGGAAGACAAGCGTCCGGCAACCTACGAAAACGTCTTGCTCGGTATCACGAAGGCGTCGCTGTCGACCGATTCGTTCATCTCTGCGGCGTCGTTCCAGGAAACGACCCGCGTGCTGACCGAAGCGGCGATTATGGGCAAGCGCGACGATCTGCGCGGTCTGAAGGAAAACGTGATCGTCGGCCGTCTGATTCCGGCCGGTACGGGTCTCGCGTTCCACAAGGCACGCAAGAGCAAGGAACTGTCCGACCGCGAGCGTTTCGATCAGATCGCAGCGGAAGAGGCATTCGACTTCGGCACACCGGAAACCCCGGCAGCCGAGCAGCAGCACTCAGGCGAGTAA
- the rpsJ gene encoding 30S ribosomal protein S10 → MQNQKIRIRLKAFDYRLIDQSAAEIVDTAKRTGAIVRGPVPLPTRIQRFDILRSPHVNKTSRDQLEIRTHQRLMDIVDPTDKTVDALMKLDLPAGVDVEIKLQ, encoded by the coding sequence ATGCAGAACCAGAAAATCCGCATTCGCCTGAAGGCTTTCGACTATCGCCTGATCGATCAATCGGCAGCTGAGATCGTCGACACGGCAAAGCGGACTGGCGCAATCGTTCGTGGTCCGGTGCCCCTGCCGACCCGCATTCAACGTTTCGACATCCTGCGCTCGCCGCACGTCAACAAGACGTCGCGCGACCAGCTCGAAATCCGTACCCACCAACGCCTGATGGACATCGTTGACCCGACGGACAAGACCGTCGACGCACTGATGAAGCTCGATCTGCCGGCTGGCGTGGACGTGGAAATCAAGCTGCAATAA
- the recQ gene encoding DNA helicase RecQ → MSRPLEILNEVFGYPAFRGQQGEIVEHVAGGGDCLVLMPTGGGKSLCYQIPSLVRREAGLGAGIVVSPLIALMQDQVAALKEVGVRAAYLNSTLSGPEAAATERALREGEIDLLYVAPERLMTSRFQELLERTRIGLFAIDEAHCVSQWGHDFRPEYIQLSVLHERFPNVPRIALTATADAITRDEIIHRLALDDARVFVSSFDRPNIRYRIVEKDNARTQLLDFIRAEHSKPDGTTDAGVVYCLSRRKVEETAEWLKEKGMRALPYHAGMEFEIRQKHQEMFQREEGIVMCATIAFGMGIDKPDVRFVAHLDLPKSVEGYYQETGRAGRDGMPANAWMAYGLGDVVQQRKMIDESDADDAHKRVQTGKLDALLGLCEAATCRRVRLLNYFGETSKPCGNCDTCLEPPDTWDATREAQMALSCVFRAQRASGFHFGAGHLIDILRGNRSEKILQRGHEKLTTFGIGAALGEPEWRAIFRQLVAFGYLTVDHEGYGSLVLTEASKAVLKSEQNVTMRRYVKPTRTRQSSGRTSERADPTIGMGPRERARWDRLRAWRTETAKTDGVPAYVIFHDATLAEIARNGPGSIEDLRGIPGMGARKLDRFGWELLEVVSAD, encoded by the coding sequence ATGTCCCGTCCGCTCGAAATCCTCAACGAAGTATTTGGCTATCCCGCGTTCCGAGGGCAGCAAGGCGAAATTGTCGAGCACGTCGCCGGCGGCGGAGATTGTCTCGTGCTGATGCCAACGGGCGGTGGGAAATCGCTGTGTTACCAGATTCCGTCGCTCGTGCGCCGGGAGGCAGGACTCGGCGCCGGCATCGTCGTGTCGCCTTTGATCGCGCTGATGCAGGATCAGGTCGCGGCGCTCAAGGAAGTCGGCGTGCGGGCGGCGTATCTGAATTCGACGCTGTCCGGCCCCGAAGCCGCCGCAACCGAGCGTGCGTTGCGCGAGGGCGAGATCGATCTTCTCTATGTCGCGCCGGAGCGGTTGATGACGTCGCGCTTCCAGGAGCTGCTGGAGCGTACGCGCATCGGCCTCTTCGCCATTGATGAAGCGCATTGCGTATCGCAATGGGGACACGATTTCCGGCCCGAATATATTCAGCTGTCGGTGCTGCACGAGCGTTTTCCGAATGTGCCGCGCATCGCGCTCACCGCGACTGCCGACGCGATCACGCGGGACGAGATCATCCACCGCCTGGCGCTGGACGACGCGCGAGTCTTTGTCTCCAGCTTCGATCGGCCGAACATCCGCTATCGCATCGTCGAAAAGGACAATGCGCGCACGCAACTGCTCGACTTCATTCGCGCAGAACACTCGAAGCCTGACGGCACGACCGATGCCGGTGTGGTCTATTGCCTGTCGCGCCGGAAGGTGGAAGAAACCGCGGAGTGGCTCAAAGAAAAGGGCATGCGGGCGCTCCCTTACCACGCGGGCATGGAGTTCGAGATTCGCCAGAAGCATCAGGAGATGTTCCAGCGCGAGGAGGGCATCGTGATGTGCGCGACGATCGCCTTTGGCATGGGTATCGACAAGCCGGACGTGCGCTTTGTCGCCCACCTCGATTTGCCGAAGAGCGTGGAAGGGTACTACCAGGAAACCGGCCGCGCAGGCCGCGACGGTATGCCGGCCAACGCATGGATGGCCTATGGCCTTGGCGACGTGGTGCAACAGCGCAAGATGATCGACGAGTCCGACGCGGACGATGCCCACAAGCGCGTACAGACCGGCAAGCTCGACGCGCTGCTTGGCCTGTGCGAAGCAGCGACGTGTCGCCGCGTGCGCCTGCTCAACTATTTCGGCGAAACGAGCAAACCCTGCGGCAATTGCGATACGTGCCTCGAGCCGCCCGACACGTGGGATGCCACGCGTGAGGCGCAAATGGCGCTGTCCTGCGTGTTTCGCGCGCAGCGGGCGAGCGGATTTCACTTTGGCGCAGGGCATCTGATCGACATCCTGCGCGGCAACCGCAGCGAGAAGATCCTGCAACGCGGCCACGAGAAGCTGACCACCTTCGGCATTGGCGCCGCGCTCGGCGAGCCCGAGTGGCGTGCCATCTTCCGTCAGCTCGTGGCGTTCGGTTATCTGACGGTCGACCATGAGGGCTACGGATCGCTGGTGCTCACCGAGGCGAGCAAGGCGGTGCTCAAAAGCGAACAGAACGTCACCATGCGCCGCTACGTGAAGCCCACGCGCACGCGCCAGTCGTCCGGGCGCACCAGCGAGCGCGCCGATCCAACCATCGGCATGGGGCCGCGCGAACGGGCCCGTTGGGACCGCTTGCGCGCCTGGCGCACGGAGACGGCGAAGACCGATGGCGTGCCGGCTTATGTCATCTTCCACGACGCCACGCTGGCGGAAATCGCCCGCAACGGCCCCGGTTCGATCGAAGATCTGCGCGGCATCCCGGGTATGGGTGCGCGCAAACTGGATCGCTTCGGCTGGGAATTGCTGGAAGTGGTGAGTGCCGACTAG
- the fusA gene encoding elongation factor G: protein MARKTPIERYRNIGISAHIDAGKTTTTERILFYTGVNHKIGEVHDGAATMDWMEQEQERGITITSAATTAFWKGMAGDRAEHRINIIDTPGHVDFTIEVERSMRVLDGACMVYCAVGGVQPQSETVWRQANKYKVPRLAFINKMDRTGANFFKVYDQLKLRLKANPVPVVVPIGAEETFTGVVDLLKMKAIIWDDASQGTKFSYEEIPAELVDSCNEWREKMVEAAAESNEELMNKYLEEGELTEEEIVKGLRDRTIACEIQPMLCGTAFKNKGVQRMLDAVLDFLPSPIDIPPVTGELENGEKGERRAADDEKFSALAFKIMTDPFVGQLIFFRVYSGVVNSGDTVLNATKDKKERLGRILQMHANQREEIKEVRAGDIAAAVGLKDATTGDTLCDPQSPIVLERMIFPEPVISQAVEPKTKPDQEKMGLALNRLAQEDPSFRVQTDEESGQTIISGMGELHLEILVDRMKREFGVEATVGKPQVAYRETIRGKAEDVDGKFVKQSGGRGQYGHAVITLEPNEQGKGYEFLDEIKGGVIPREYIPAVDKGIQETLKAGVLAGFPVVDVKVHLTFGSYHDVDSNENAFRMAGSMAFKEAMRKASPVILEPMMAVEVETPEDYMGNVMGDLSGRRGIVQGMEDMIGGGKIVRAEVPLSEMFGYSTSLRSLSQGRATYTMEFKHYSEAPRNVSEAIINAKSK, encoded by the coding sequence GTGGCTCGCAAGACACCTATCGAGCGCTACCGCAACATCGGTATTAGCGCTCACATCGACGCCGGCAAAACGACGACGACCGAGCGCATTCTGTTCTACACCGGCGTGAACCATAAGATTGGTGAAGTTCACGACGGCGCTGCCACCATGGACTGGATGGAGCAGGAACAGGAACGCGGCATTACTATCACGTCCGCTGCTACCACGGCCTTCTGGAAAGGCATGGCTGGCGACCGCGCTGAGCACCGCATCAACATCATCGACACCCCGGGCCACGTTGACTTCACGATTGAAGTCGAGCGCTCGATGCGCGTGCTCGACGGTGCGTGCATGGTTTACTGCGCAGTGGGCGGCGTGCAGCCGCAGTCGGAAACCGTGTGGCGCCAGGCTAACAAGTACAAGGTTCCCCGTCTCGCGTTCATCAACAAGATGGACCGTACCGGCGCGAACTTCTTCAAGGTCTACGACCAGCTCAAGCTGCGTCTGAAGGCCAACCCGGTTCCGGTCGTAGTGCCTATCGGCGCTGAAGAAACGTTCACGGGTGTGGTCGATCTGCTGAAGATGAAGGCGATCATTTGGGACGACGCGTCCCAGGGCACCAAGTTCTCGTACGAAGAAATCCCCGCAGAACTCGTCGATTCGTGCAACGAATGGCGCGAAAAGATGGTCGAAGCTGCGGCTGAGTCGAACGAAGAGCTGATGAACAAGTACCTCGAAGAGGGCGAGCTCACGGAAGAGGAAATCGTCAAGGGTCTGCGCGACCGTACGATCGCTTGCGAAATCCAGCCGATGCTCTGCGGTACCGCGTTCAAGAACAAGGGCGTGCAACGGATGCTGGACGCCGTGCTCGACTTCCTGCCGTCGCCGATCGACATCCCGCCGGTTACCGGTGAGCTGGAAAACGGTGAAAAGGGTGAGCGCCGCGCTGCCGACGACGAAAAGTTCTCGGCACTGGCATTCAAGATCATGACCGACCCGTTCGTCGGCCAGCTGATCTTCTTCCGCGTGTACTCGGGTGTGGTGAATTCCGGCGACACGGTGCTGAACGCGACGAAGGACAAGAAGGAACGTCTGGGTCGTATTCTGCAGATGCACGCAAACCAGCGCGAAGAAATCAAGGAAGTGCGCGCGGGCGACATCGCTGCGGCAGTCGGCCTGAAAGACGCAACGACCGGCGATACACTGTGCGATCCGCAAAGCCCGATCGTGCTCGAACGCATGATTTTCCCGGAGCCGGTGATTTCGCAGGCTGTTGAGCCGAAGACGAAGCCCGACCAGGAAAAGATGGGTCTGGCGCTGAACCGTCTGGCTCAGGAAGATCCGTCGTTCCGCGTGCAAACGGACGAAGAGTCGGGTCAAACCATCATTTCGGGCATGGGCGAGCTCCACCTCGAAATTCTGGTCGACCGGATGAAGCGTGAATTCGGCGTCGAAGCAACGGTTGGCAAGCCGCAGGTTGCCTACCGCGAAACGATCCGCGGCAAGGCGGAAGACGTCGACGGCAAGTTCGTCAAGCAGTCGGGTGGTCGCGGCCAGTATGGTCACGCGGTCATCACGCTCGAGCCGAACGAGCAAGGCAAGGGCTACGAGTTCCTGGACGAGATCAAGGGCGGTGTGATTCCGCGTGAATACATCCCGGCAGTCGACAAGGGTATCCAGGAAACGCTGAAGGCTGGCGTGCTGGCAGGCTTCCCGGTCGTTGACGTGAAGGTTCACCTGACGTTCGGTTCGTACCACGATGTTGACTCGAACGAAAACGCGTTCCGCATGGCCGGTTCGATGGCGTTCAAGGAAGCAATGCGCAAGGCAAGCCCGGTCATCCTCGAACCGATGATGGCTGTGGAAGTCGAAACGCCGGAAGACTACATGGGCAACGTGATGGGCGATCTGTCGGGCCGTCGCGGTATTGTTCAGGGCATGGAAGACATGATTGGCGGCGGCAAGATCGTTCGCGCCGAAGTGCCGCTGTCGGAAATGTTCGGCTATTCGACGTCGCTGCGTTCGCTGAGCCAAGGTCGTGCAACGTACACGATGGAGTTCAAGCATTACTCGGAAGCACCGCGCAACGTGTCGGAAGCGATCATCAACGCGAAGTCGAAGTAA
- the tuf gene encoding elongation factor Tu, with translation MAKGKFERTKPHVNVGTIGHVDHGKTTLTAAITTVLTAKFGGEAKAYDQIDAAPEEKARGITINTAHVEYETANRHYAHVDCPGHADYVKNMITGAAQMDGAILVCSAADGPMPQTREHILLARQVGVPYIIVFLNKCDMVDDAELLELVEMEVRELLSKYDFPGDDTPIIKGSAKLALEGDKGELGEVAIMNLADALDTYIPTPERAVDGAFLMPVEDVFSISGRGTVVTGRVERGVVKVGEEIEIVGIKPTVKTTCTGVEMFRKLLDQGQAGDNVGILLRGTKREDVERGQVLAKPGSINPHTHFTAEVYVLSKDEGGRHTPFFNNYRPQFYFRTTDVTGSIELPKDKEMVMPGDNVSITVKLINPIAMEEGLRFAIREGGRTVGAGVVAKILE, from the coding sequence ATGGCTAAAGGTAAATTCGAACGGACCAAGCCGCACGTGAACGTCGGCACGATCGGTCACGTTGACCACGGCAAGACCACGCTGACGGCAGCGATCACGACGGTGCTGACCGCGAAGTTCGGCGGCGAAGCGAAGGCGTATGACCAGATCGACGCAGCGCCGGAAGAAAAGGCGCGCGGCATTACGATCAACACGGCGCACGTCGAGTACGAAACGGCTAACCGGCACTACGCGCACGTTGACTGCCCGGGCCACGCTGACTATGTGAAGAACATGATCACGGGCGCGGCACAGATGGACGGCGCAATTCTGGTGTGCTCGGCCGCTGACGGCCCGATGCCGCAAACGCGTGAGCACATTCTGCTGGCGCGTCAGGTTGGCGTTCCGTACATCATCGTGTTCCTGAACAAGTGCGACATGGTGGATGACGCTGAGCTGCTGGAGCTGGTCGAGATGGAAGTTCGCGAACTTCTGTCGAAGTACGACTTCCCGGGCGACGACACGCCGATCATCAAGGGTTCGGCCAAGCTGGCGCTGGAAGGCGACAAGGGCGAGCTGGGCGAAGTGGCGATCATGAACCTGGCCGACGCGCTGGACACGTACATCCCGACGCCGGAGCGCGCAGTTGACGGTGCGTTCCTGATGCCGGTGGAAGACGTGTTCTCGATCTCGGGTCGTGGCACGGTGGTGACGGGCCGGGTTGAGCGCGGTGTGGTGAAGGTCGGCGAAGAAATCGAAATCGTCGGTATCAAGCCGACGGTGAAGACGACCTGCACGGGCGTGGAAATGTTCCGCAAGCTGCTGGATCAAGGTCAGGCAGGCGACAACGTGGGTATCCTGCTGCGCGGCACGAAGCGTGAAGACGTGGAGCGTGGCCAGGTTCTGGCGAAGCCGGGTTCGATCAACCCGCACACGCACTTCACGGCAGAAGTGTACGTGCTGAGCAAGGACGAGGGCGGCCGTCACACGCCGTTCTTCAACAACTACCGTCCGCAGTTCTACTTCCGTACGACGGACGTGACGGGCTCGATCGAGCTGCCGAAGGACAAGGAAATGGTCATGCCGGGCGACAACGTGTCGATCACGGTGAAGCTGATCAACCCGATCGCGATGGAAGAAGGTCTGCGCTTCGCCATCCGTGAAGGTGGCCGTACCGTCGGCGCAGGTGTCGTTGCCAAGATCCTCGAGTAA
- the rpsG gene encoding 30S ribosomal protein S7, whose protein sequence is MPRRREVPKREVLPDPKFGNVDVAKFMNVLMLSGKKSVAERIVYGAFEQIQTKGGKDPLEVFTVALNNVKPVVEVKSRRVGGANYQVPVEVRPSRRMALAMRWLREAAKKRSEKSMALRLAGELSEAAEGRGGAMKKRDEVHRMAEANKAFSHFRF, encoded by the coding sequence ATGCCGCGTCGTCGCGAAGTCCCCAAGCGGGAAGTGTTGCCGGATCCGAAGTTCGGTAACGTAGATGTAGCCAAGTTCATGAACGTGCTGATGCTCTCCGGCAAGAAGTCGGTTGCCGAGCGTATCGTGTACGGCGCTTTTGAACAGATCCAGACCAAGGGTGGCAAGGACCCGCTGGAAGTGTTCACGGTAGCGCTCAACAACGTGAAGCCGGTGGTCGAAGTGAAGAGCCGTCGCGTTGGTGGTGCGAACTATCAGGTTCCGGTCGAAGTGCGTCCGTCGCGTCGTATGGCATTGGCGATGCGTTGGTTGCGCGAAGCTGCGAAAAAGCGCAGCGAGAAGTCGATGGCCCTGCGTCTGGCAGGTGAGCTCTCCGAAGCGGCCGAAGGCCGTGGCGGCGCGATGAAGAAGCGCGACGAAGTTCACCGGATGGCAGAAGCCAACAAGGCGTTCTCGCACTTCCGTTTCTAA
- the rpsL gene encoding 30S ribosomal protein S12 has protein sequence MPTINQLVRKGRASETVKSKSPALQDCPQRRGVCTRVYTTTPKKPNSALRKVAKVRLTNGFEVISYIGGEGHNLQEHSVVLIRGGRVKDLPGVRYHMVRGSLDTQGVKDRKQARSKYGAKRAKAGK, from the coding sequence ATGCCAACCATCAATCAACTGGTTCGCAAAGGCCGCGCTTCGGAAACAGTGAAGAGCAAGAGCCCGGCTTTGCAGGACTGCCCCCAGCGTCGCGGCGTGTGCACCCGTGTGTACACCACGACGCCGAAGAAGCCGAACTCGGCACTTCGTAAGGTCGCCAAGGTGCGCCTGACGAACGGCTTCGAAGTCATTTCGTACATCGGTGGTGAAGGCCACAACCTGCAGGAACACTCGGTCGTGCTGATTCGCGGCGGTCGTGTGAAGGACTTGCCGGGTGTGCGTTACCACATGGTTCGCGGCTCGCTGGATACCCAGGGCGTCAAGGATCGTAAGCAAGCTCGCTCGAAGTACGGTGCGAAGCGCGCAAAAGCCGGCAAGTAA